From the Flavobacteriales bacterium genome, the window AGATTGACAAAACCTCCTCTCAGCTATGAATAAAAACTTGATTTATATAGCTGCCACCGTTACCAGCTCGCTAATTATTTACAATCTTTTTATCTTTTCAATTTCAAATACAACCGAAGATGAAAACTATCTAAAGGACTTTAATGAGAGCTATAAAATCTTCGCAATTCCACCACCTCACAATATAACTTTCGCAGGTGAAATGGTACCAATGCATCGAAAAGATGTACAAGAAAAATTAGACAAGGAACTACTCGTTAACACATACTGGCAATCTAAATCTGTGTTATTATTAAAGAAAACAGCTAGATGGTTTCCTGTAATTGAACCTATTCTTAAGAAGAATGGTATTCCTTTAGATTTTAAATATTTGCCTATGATCGAAAGCGGATTTGAGCATGTTGTATCTCCTGCAAAAGCAAGTGGATTTTGGCAAATTATGGAATCAACAGGAAAAGGAGGAGGATTAGAAATTAGAAGTGAAGTAGACGAAAGATACCATCTAGAAAAAGCCACTCAACTGGCCTGTGATTATTTAAACAGATCATATAAAAAATATAAAAACTGGACGCTATCAGCAGCCTCCTATAATATCGGAATGAGGAATTTAAACACCAATATGGAATTCCAAGATGTAGATAATTATTATGATTTGCTTTTAAACGTTGAAACAGGCCGGTATGTGTATCGCTTAATAGCAATGAAAAGAATTTATAAGAATCAAATAGAACATGGTTATCAATTAAGAGATAAGGATTTATACAATCCTATTGAGACTTATACCGTAGACATTGATTCTACGGTGCAGCTAGTTGACTTTGCTCACAGCCAAGGAGTTTCATACAAAGTCATTAGAACTTTCAACCCTTGGCTAAGAAAATCTACACTTACGGTATCGAATGGAAAAACATATCATATTAAAATACCTAAGAACAAAGCTGAATTTTGCACACCTCTTGATATTGAAGAAATTAGCACAGCTGATTCTAACTTAACTGATTCATCATCAATTAAGGCCATTCAAATGGACACATTGTCCAAGGACTCCCTATAAGTACAAGTAATAATACAGTCGTCGAAAATGAAATTCGAGGTAACAAATGAAACTCAATATTTAGAAGTTATTGGCGCGAGAACGCACAACTTAAAGAATATCGATTTAAAAATACCACGAAACCAACTTGTGGTATTCACCGGGTTAAGTGGAAGTGGCAAGTCTTCATTGGCATTCGATACGATATATGCCGAAGGGCAAAGAAGGTATATAGAAACCTTTTCATCCTATGCTAGGCAATTTTTGAATAAATTAGAACGTCCGGATGTAGATAAAATATCAGGTCTATCACCAGTAATCTCAATCGAACAAAAGTCCGTTAACAAAAACCCACGTTCTACTGTAGGTACAATTACAGAAATCTATGATTTTTTCCGACTTCTTTTTGCCCGGGCAGGCATAGCACATTCTTATAATACCGGAGAAAAAATGCTCCAGTACAGCGAAAAGCATATTCATGAACTTATAATAGACAAGTACAAAGCAAAAGAAATCCTAATTCTTGCAGCCGTTGTTAAGGGAAGAAAAGGACATTACCGCGATCTATTCCAGAAGATCCTCAAACAAGGGTTTTTAAAAGTACGTGTTGATGGAGAAGTCATGGAGATGACTCACAACATGCAATTAGATCGATTTAAAATACACGATATCGAAATCGTGGTGGATCGCCTTATTTTAGAAGAATCTAATTTCAAAAGGGTTTCAGACTCTATTCAACTAGCAATAAACTTAGCTAGTGGTATTGTTAGCATACTTGATGTTGGATCTAATAAAATACAATTTTACAGTAAATACTTAATGTGCCCAACAACAGGTATTTCTTATAAAGAACCTGCACCAAACCTCTTTTCATTCAATACACCATATGGCGCATGCCCTAAATGCAATGGACTTGGAGAAATTTCCGAAATAGATCAGGAAAAAATCATTCCTGATAATAATCTCTCCATTAAAGAAGGAGGAATATCGCCAGTTGGCAAATACAAAAACAGTTGGATTTTTAAGCAAATAGAAGCTGTTGGTGCTAAATATGATTTTAATTTAGAAACACCATTAAAAGATATTTCCGTAAACGCTTTGAATGTACTTCTTCATGGATCGGATGAAGTATTTATGGTAAAGGAAGATTTGAATTTCGAAGGAAGAAGTTTCACACTAAATTTTGAAGGAATAATAAGTTTCATAGCAAGACATAAAGAAAATGTCAAATCTTCCAGCATGAAAAAATGGATGGATGGCTTCATGAATAAAATAGATTGTCCAGATTGCCAAGGAGCAAGACTAAACAAAGAGTCTCTCCATTTTTTTATCGACGGAAAAAGCATTGCAGATGTAGCCGGAATGGATTTAGGTGACCTATCCCAATGGTTAAATAATATCGAAGACCGTCTCGATAAAAGACAAAATAAAATTGCTGTTGAGGTCTTA encodes:
- a CDS encoding lytic transglycosylase domain-containing protein, yielding MNKNLIYIAATVTSSLIIYNLFIFSISNTTEDENYLKDFNESYKIFAIPPPHNITFAGEMVPMHRKDVQEKLDKELLVNTYWQSKSVLLLKKTARWFPVIEPILKKNGIPLDFKYLPMIESGFEHVVSPAKASGFWQIMESTGKGGGLEIRSEVDERYHLEKATQLACDYLNRSYKKYKNWTLSAASYNIGMRNLNTNMEFQDVDNYYDLLLNVETGRYVYRLIAMKRIYKNQIEHGYQLRDKDLYNPIETYTVDIDSTVQLVDFAHSQGVSYKVIRTFNPWLRKSTLTVSNGKTYHIKIPKNKAEFCTPLDIEEISTADSNLTDSSSIKAIQMDTLSKDSL
- the uvrA gene encoding excinuclease ABC subunit UvrA, which encodes MKFEVTNETQYLEVIGARTHNLKNIDLKIPRNQLVVFTGLSGSGKSSLAFDTIYAEGQRRYIETFSSYARQFLNKLERPDVDKISGLSPVISIEQKSVNKNPRSTVGTITEIYDFFRLLFARAGIAHSYNTGEKMLQYSEKHIHELIIDKYKAKEILILAAVVKGRKGHYRDLFQKILKQGFLKVRVDGEVMEMTHNMQLDRFKIHDIEIVVDRLILEESNFKRVSDSIQLAINLASGIVSILDVGSNKIQFYSKYLMCPTTGISYKEPAPNLFSFNTPYGACPKCNGLGEISEIDQEKIIPDNNLSIKEGGISPVGKYKNSWIFKQIEAVGAKYDFNLETPLKDISVNALNVLLHGSDEVFMVKEDLNFEGRSFTLNFEGIISFIARHKENVKSSSMKKWMDGFMNKIDCPDCQGARLNKESLHFFIDGKSIADVAGMDLGDLSQWLNNIEDRLDKRQNKIAVEVLKEIRNRVRFILDVGLNYLQLNRSSRTLSGGEAQRIRLATQIGSQLVNVLYILDEPSIGLHQRDNGRLIESLKKLRDVGNSVIVVEHDKDMILSADYVVDIGPKAGSNGGYIVAEGNQDQFLRKGSITSEYLQNIKKIEIPLSRREGSGKSLIIQGASGNNLKNIDVEFPLGKLICVTGVSGSGKTTLINETLFPILNQFL